In Streptomyces sp. NBC_01707, a genomic segment contains:
- a CDS encoding ABC transporter ATP-binding protein encodes MTTSTTEATLAELEQRAAARRDRPSYGHDALIACDRLVRIFSADGVEVQALQGLDLLVTEGELMALVGASGSGKSTLMNILAGLDVPTAGSAKVAGCDLLSMGPKERLRYRRDVVGFVWQQTARNLLPYLTAVQNITLPMQLRGRGRNRERAARAESLLQMLDVADCRDRRPPQMSGGQQQRVAIAVALANNPHVLLADEPTGELDSATGEQVFAAFRRANEELGTTIVIVTHDQAVAGEVRRTVAIRDGRTSSEVLRRTEVDAATGQESQVAREYAMLDRAGRLQLPAEYTETLGMEHRVMLELEQDHIGVWPDDQQRG; translated from the coding sequence ATGACGACCTCGACGACCGAGGCCACTCTGGCGGAGCTCGAACAGCGGGCCGCCGCACGCCGTGACCGGCCCTCGTACGGGCACGACGCGCTGATCGCCTGCGATCGGCTGGTCCGCATCTTCAGCGCGGACGGGGTGGAGGTGCAGGCCCTCCAGGGCCTCGATCTGCTGGTCACCGAGGGCGAGTTGATGGCGCTCGTCGGGGCGTCCGGCAGCGGCAAGTCGACCCTGATGAACATTCTCGCGGGCCTCGACGTACCGACGGCGGGGTCGGCGAAGGTCGCGGGCTGCGATCTGCTGTCGATGGGCCCGAAGGAACGGCTCCGTTACCGCCGGGACGTCGTCGGGTTCGTCTGGCAGCAGACCGCCCGCAACCTGCTCCCCTACCTCACCGCCGTCCAGAACATCACGCTGCCCATGCAGTTGCGCGGCCGCGGCCGGAACCGCGAACGCGCCGCGCGCGCCGAGTCGCTGCTGCAGATGCTCGATGTCGCGGACTGCCGCGACCGGCGGCCCCCGCAGATGTCCGGCGGCCAGCAGCAGCGGGTCGCGATCGCTGTCGCGCTCGCCAACAATCCCCATGTGCTGCTCGCCGATGAGCCGACCGGCGAGCTCGACTCGGCGACGGGCGAGCAGGTCTTCGCCGCGTTCCGCCGGGCCAACGAGGAACTGGGCACGACGATCGTGATCGTCACCCACGACCAGGCGGTGGCGGGCGAGGTCCGACGCACGGTCGCCATCCGCGACGGCCGTACGTCGTCCGAGGTGCTGCGTCGTACGGAGGTGGACGCGGCGACGGGCCAGGAGTCCCAGGTGGCCCGCGAGTACGCGATGCTCGACCGCGCGGGGCGGCTGCAGCTGCCCGCCGAGTACACGGAGACGCTCGGGATGGAGCACCGCGTGATGCTGGAACTGGAGCAGGACCACATCGGGGTGTGGCCGGACGACCAGCAGCGCGGATAG
- the ettA gene encoding energy-dependent translational throttle protein EttA: protein MAEFIYTMRKTRKAHGDKVILDDVTLNFLPGAKIGVVGPNGAGKSTVLKIMAGLEQPSNGDAFLSPGFSVGILMQEPLLDESKTVLENVQAGAAEIMGKLTRFNEVAELMATDYSDALMEEMGKLQEDLDHANAWDLDAQLEQAMDALGCPPGDWPVVNLSGGEKRRVALCKLLIEAPDLLLLDEPTNHLDAESVNWLEQHLSKYSGAVVAVTHDRYFLNNVAEWILELDRGRALPYEGNYSTYLDKKAARLKVEGRKDEKRAKRLKEELEWVRSNAKGRQTKSKARLARYEEMAAEADKMRKLDFEEIQIPPGPRLGSIVVEVNNLSKAFGDKVLIDDLSFTLPRNGIVGVIGPNGAGKTTLFKMIQGLETPDSGAIKVGETVKISYVDQSRANIDPKKTLWAVVSDELDYINVGQVEMPSRAYVSAFGFKGPDQQKPAGVLSGGERNRLNLALTLKEGGNLLLLDEPTNDLDVETLSSLENALLEFPGAAVVISHDRWFLDRVATHILAYEGESKWYWFEGNFESYEKNKVERLGADAARPHRATYKKLTRG from the coding sequence TTGGCTGAGTTCATCTACACCATGCGCAAGACGCGCAAGGCGCACGGCGACAAGGTGATCCTCGATGACGTCACCCTGAACTTCCTGCCCGGCGCGAAGATCGGTGTCGTTGGCCCCAACGGTGCCGGTAAGTCCACGGTGCTGAAGATCATGGCGGGCCTGGAGCAGCCGTCCAACGGTGACGCGTTCCTGTCGCCCGGCTTCAGCGTCGGCATCCTCATGCAGGAGCCGCTGCTCGACGAGTCGAAGACCGTGCTGGAGAACGTCCAGGCCGGCGCCGCCGAGATCATGGGCAAGCTCACGCGCTTCAACGAGGTCGCCGAGCTCATGGCGACGGACTACTCGGACGCGCTGATGGAGGAGATGGGCAAGCTCCAGGAGGACCTGGACCACGCCAACGCGTGGGACCTGGACGCCCAGCTGGAGCAGGCCATGGACGCCCTGGGCTGCCCGCCCGGCGACTGGCCGGTCGTCAACCTCTCCGGTGGCGAGAAGCGCCGCGTCGCGCTCTGCAAGCTGCTGATCGAGGCCCCGGACCTGCTCCTCCTCGACGAGCCCACCAACCACCTCGACGCCGAGTCGGTGAACTGGCTGGAGCAGCACCTCTCGAAGTACTCGGGCGCCGTCGTCGCCGTCACGCACGACCGGTACTTCCTGAACAACGTCGCCGAGTGGATCCTCGAGCTGGACCGCGGCCGCGCGCTCCCGTACGAGGGCAACTACTCCACCTACCTCGACAAGAAGGCCGCCCGCCTCAAGGTCGAGGGCCGTAAGGACGAGAAGCGCGCCAAGCGGCTCAAGGAAGAGCTGGAGTGGGTCCGCTCCAACGCCAAGGGCCGGCAGACCAAGTCCAAGGCACGTCTCGCCCGGTACGAGGAGATGGCGGCCGAGGCGGACAAGATGCGGAAGCTGGACTTCGAGGAGATCCAGATTCCGCCGGGCCCGCGGCTCGGTTCCATCGTCGTCGAGGTCAACAACCTCTCGAAGGCCTTCGGCGACAAGGTCCTCATCGACGACCTGTCGTTCACGCTGCCGCGCAACGGCATCGTCGGCGTCATCGGTCCGAACGGCGCGGGCAAGACCACGCTGTTCAAGATGATCCAGGGCCTGGAGACGCCGGACAGCGGCGCCATCAAGGTCGGCGAGACCGTCAAGATCTCCTACGTCGACCAGAGCCGCGCCAACATCGACCCCAAGAAGACCCTCTGGGCGGTCGTGTCGGACGAGCTCGACTACATCAACGTCGGCCAGGTCGAGATGCCTTCGCGGGCGTACGTCTCCGCGTTCGGCTTCAAGGGCCCGGACCAGCAGAAGCCTGCCGGGGTCCTCTCCGGTGGTGAGCGCAACCGTCTCAACCTGGCGCTCACGCTCAAGGAGGGCGGCAACCTGCTGCTCCTCGACGAGCCCACCAACGACCTCGACGTCGAGACCCTGTCCTCGCTGGAGAACGCACTCCTGGAGTTCCCGGGCGCCGCGGTGGTCATCTCCCACGACCGCTGGTTCCTGGACCGCGTCGCCACGCACATCCTGGCGTACGAGGGCGAGTCCAAGTGGTACTGGTTCGAGGGCAACTTCGAGTCGTACGAGAAGAACAAGGTCGAGCGTCTCGGCGCGGACGCGGCCCGCCCGCACCGCGCCACGTACAAGAAGCTCACGCGAGGCTGA
- a CDS encoding PQQ-binding-like beta-propeller repeat protein produces the protein MDRSSAPPLFLRQRGGKITAPPDREDQGVGWWGSAVTQIPRLLTEPDPAAMRKRMVFLVAVLVIMMSSLLVEWYMERDVITGNQGPFPAALGTEAPAAPSHVSRQSYRPEALVHGLSIVPTDSGVRALNLRTGKEYWRYERRDEGADMPSDEVSATTVVAWFDDGKLVGIDLRTGNVRWRTEFPRGGFQHIHMGAGQVVARTPGGVAAFSERSGKKLWTLRLPRSCKYPWAVHDLPNHLTVVDLGCESSDGQNRVAIGVDNRTGAELWKRTDRQELDKTDNHTLVTVSPITTSERRERARVQVLDVDRKGARLRAEFSSDSWAPDDAGDGIIISGGNPESPGSPGASVLTGYDTQVGKRAWERRALAGHSFGFAKFADGRVYVVQNSTISEGDESRVLHADLLVLDAHSGDLLHRLRLPDMTVPRGFIGTGLTVRDASDGVIRLGWPEALHDELFVT, from the coding sequence GTGGATCGGTCATCTGCCCCACCCTTGTTTCTCCGACAGAGGGGCGGGAAGATCACTGCGCCGCCGGATCGCGAGGATCAGGGGGTTGGCTGGTGGGGAAGTGCTGTGACACAAATACCGCGTCTGCTGACGGAACCGGACCCGGCGGCGATGCGCAAGCGCATGGTCTTTTTGGTGGCCGTTCTGGTCATTATGATGTCGAGCCTGCTGGTCGAGTGGTACATGGAGCGGGACGTGATCACCGGCAACCAGGGCCCTTTCCCTGCGGCGTTGGGGACTGAGGCTCCAGCCGCGCCATCCCATGTCTCACGCCAGTCCTATCGCCCTGAAGCGCTCGTCCATGGTCTGTCCATCGTCCCCACTGACTCCGGGGTGCGGGCCCTGAACTTGCGCACGGGCAAGGAGTACTGGCGCTACGAGCGGCGTGATGAGGGCGCCGACATGCCCTCAGACGAGGTGTCGGCCACCACGGTGGTGGCCTGGTTCGATGACGGCAAGCTGGTGGGCATCGACCTGCGTACGGGGAACGTGCGGTGGCGTACGGAATTCCCACGTGGCGGCTTCCAGCACATTCACATGGGCGCGGGGCAGGTCGTCGCGCGCACCCCGGGTGGTGTTGCCGCCTTCTCGGAGCGCAGCGGGAAGAAGCTGTGGACGCTCCGACTTCCCCGTTCCTGCAAGTACCCCTGGGCCGTGCACGACCTGCCGAATCATCTGACCGTGGTCGACCTGGGCTGCGAGTCTTCGGACGGCCAGAACCGCGTGGCTATCGGCGTCGACAACCGTACGGGCGCCGAGCTATGGAAGCGCACTGACCGGCAAGAACTTGACAAGACCGACAATCACACCCTGGTCACAGTCTCCCCGATCACCACCAGCGAGCGGCGCGAAAGGGCCCGCGTCCAAGTACTGGACGTCGACAGGAAGGGCGCCAGACTGCGGGCCGAATTCTCCAGCGACTCCTGGGCCCCGGACGACGCAGGAGACGGCATCATCATCTCCGGCGGGAACCCCGAATCGCCGGGAAGCCCCGGCGCCTCCGTCCTGACCGGCTACGACACGCAGGTCGGCAAGCGTGCCTGGGAGCGCCGGGCTCTGGCGGGCCATTCGTTCGGCTTCGCCAAGTTCGCCGACGGCCGGGTCTACGTCGTCCAGAACTCGACGATCTCCGAAGGGGACGAGAGCCGGGTCCTCCATGCCGATCTGCTCGTCCTGGACGCCCACAGCGGAGACCTGCTCCACAGGCTGCGGTTGCCAGACATGACAGTGCCGCGCGGCTTCATTGGGACTGGCCTCACGGTCCGGGATGCCAGTGACGGCGTGATCAGACTCGGGTGGCCCGAGGCGCTGCACGACGAATTGTTCGTGACCTGA
- a CDS encoding AlpA family transcriptional regulator, producing the protein MTRSLPTRYLTPVDLADLLGVPLETVYQWRRKQTGPRGFRVGRHLRYDPEDVRAWVATLMEEAA; encoded by the coding sequence GTGACGCGCTCCCTGCCTACGCGCTACCTGACCCCCGTTGACCTCGCAGACCTGCTTGGTGTGCCCCTTGAAACCGTCTACCAGTGGCGACGCAAGCAGACCGGCCCCCGTGGCTTCCGAGTTGGCCGACACCTTCGCTACGACCCCGAAGACGTGCGGGCCTGGGTCGCCACGCTGATGGAGGAGGCTGCCTGA
- a CDS encoding thioesterase family protein, translating into MARHIYSCPLRWSDMDAFGHVNNVVFLRYLEEARIDFMFRLAPGDGSPSFAGGSVVARHEIDYVRPLVHRHAPVTVESWVTKIGAASLTICYEIKDPDQVYVRASTVVVPYNLAEERPRRISAEEKHFLQEFLAEEPAAA; encoded by the coding sequence TTGGCTCGTCACATCTACAGCTGTCCGCTGCGCTGGTCGGACATGGATGCCTTCGGCCACGTCAACAACGTGGTCTTCCTCCGCTACCTGGAGGAGGCGCGCATCGACTTCATGTTCCGGCTGGCGCCGGGGGACGGCTCGCCGTCCTTCGCGGGCGGGTCCGTCGTGGCCCGGCACGAGATCGACTACGTGCGCCCGCTGGTCCACCGGCACGCACCGGTGACCGTCGAGTCGTGGGTCACGAAGATAGGTGCCGCGTCGCTGACGATCTGCTACGAGATCAAGGACCCGGACCAGGTGTACGTGCGGGCCTCGACCGTCGTCGTGCCGTACAACCTGGCCGAGGAGCGGCCGCGGCGGATCTCCGCGGAGGAGAAGCACTTCCTCCAGGAGTTCCTGGCCGAGGAGCCCGCCGCCGCATGA